The following coding sequences lie in one Planctomycetota bacterium genomic window:
- a CDS encoding TIGR00300 family protein: MGSQSSQQRSGHEQPIEDVEVRGHIIDSLILPKVLDIITSSGGSFRIKQISIGQARNDPSVALVEVKAPTETRLREILAQISDHGAVPTTLQDCRLVEADMDGAFPESFYSTTNQRTQVRLEGHWVDVADQEMDCGIEVDAAAGTARCVAMTDVRRGEGIVVGHAGVRVLPEERDAHRPMFEFMASEVSTEKPKGLAIREIARELLRARAEGGKTLLVGGPAIVHTGSVPHLCKLIRGGYIDKLFAGNALATHDIEHALFGTSLGVRLDQGHSVEMGHEHHLRAINRLRRIGGIRQAVERGVLTSGIMYECVKNDVDFLLAGSIRDDGPLPDVITDTLAAQREMRRRVQGVTLCLMIATTLHSIAVGNLLPGWVKVVCVDINPSTVIKLRDRGSFQTVGLVTDVEPFLRALVQDVESLAAE; encoded by the coding sequence ATGGGTTCCCAATCGTCCCAGCAGCGCTCGGGCCACGAGCAACCGATCGAGGACGTCGAGGTCCGCGGCCACATCATCGACAGCCTGATCCTGCCCAAGGTGCTGGACATCATTACCAGCTCGGGGGGCTCGTTCAGGATCAAGCAGATTTCGATCGGCCAGGCGCGCAACGACCCCAGCGTGGCGCTGGTCGAGGTCAAGGCGCCGACCGAAACGCGGTTGCGTGAAATCCTGGCCCAAATCTCCGATCACGGCGCCGTGCCGACCACGTTGCAAGACTGCCGGCTGGTCGAAGCCGACATGGACGGCGCGTTTCCAGAAAGCTTTTACAGCACCACGAACCAGCGCACCCAGGTGCGCCTGGAGGGGCACTGGGTCGACGTGGCCGATCAGGAAATGGACTGCGGCATCGAAGTCGACGCAGCGGCCGGCACGGCCCGCTGCGTGGCAATGACCGACGTGCGGCGCGGCGAGGGAATTGTCGTCGGCCATGCCGGCGTCCGCGTGCTGCCCGAGGAGCGCGACGCGCACCGTCCGATGTTCGAGTTCATGGCCAGCGAAGTCTCGACCGAAAAGCCGAAGGGTTTGGCTATCCGCGAGATCGCGCGCGAATTGTTGCGTGCCCGCGCCGAAGGGGGCAAGACGCTGTTGGTCGGCGGCCCGGCCATCGTCCACACCGGCAGCGTGCCGCACCTTTGCAAGCTGATTCGCGGCGGCTATATCGACAAGCTGTTCGCCGGCAACGCCCTGGCCACCCACGACATCGAGCACGCCCTGTTCGGCACCAGCCTGGGCGTGCGGCTTGATCAAGGGCACTCGGTCGAGATGGGGCACGAGCACCATTTGCGCGCGATTAACCGCCTGCGTCGCATCGGCGGCATTCGCCAGGCCGTCGAGCGCGGTGTGCTGACCTCGGGCATCATGTACGAATGCGTGAAGAACGACGTCGATTTCCTCTTGGCGGGCAGCATTCGGGACGACGGCCCCCTGCCCGACGTGATTACCGACACGCTCGCGGCTCAGCGCGAAATGCGCCGCAGGGTCCAGGGGGTGACGCTCTGCTTGATGATCGCCACCACGTTGCATTCGATTGCCGTCGGCAATTTGCTGCCCGGCTGGGTCAAAGTGGTATGCGTCGACATCAACCCTTCGACGGTCATCAAGCTGCGCGATCGGGGCTCGTTCCAAACCGTGGGGCTGGTGACCGACGTCGAGCCATTCCTACGGGCGCTGGTACAAGACGTCGAATCGCTGGCCGCTGAATAG
- a CDS encoding tetratricopeptide repeat protein, with protein sequence MRRAALAGLLIAIFTATVFVVNVASAQAPAVYPSWPMLPTGSTVYTGPASPVGGVAPWGSNQVATGFAPYRPVSPDPFGPYTLIGGYARAALTAPQPTGHEILPLGPNGYTYRPTYAGGVPVSANPTAAAYGISGIGPLPMSSVPGSALPAFTPQAPGAVDRVVAEFRAGNYQAALTEVNQWLAAEPNNGAAQQWAMHCHFALRRYDAAADALRRMVRLLPSESWTEVLNRYRDYYVSSRYTEHLAALEQWVQEHPNDEPARLLLAYHAGALGMREQAMRHLQQAAQLAPGDETVGLLLARWGAQPAGNATAPVTPSAIPRGPVGPVVF encoded by the coding sequence ATGCGTCGCGCGGCACTGGCTGGCTTACTGATCGCGATCTTCACGGCAACCGTTTTTGTGGTTAACGTCGCCAGCGCCCAAGCGCCGGCCGTCTATCCTTCGTGGCCGATGTTGCCCACCGGCTCGACCGTCTACACGGGGCCGGCCAGTCCCGTCGGCGGCGTGGCGCCGTGGGGCTCCAATCAAGTGGCGACTGGCTTTGCGCCCTATCGACCCGTTTCGCCCGATCCGTTCGGGCCCTACACGCTGATCGGCGGCTACGCCCGCGCGGCCCTGACCGCGCCGCAACCGACGGGGCACGAGATCCTGCCGCTGGGGCCGAACGGCTACACCTATCGCCCGACCTACGCAGGGGGCGTGCCGGTATCGGCCAACCCGACCGCGGCGGCGTACGGTATTTCGGGCATTGGACCATTGCCGATGTCGAGCGTGCCGGGGAGCGCCCTGCCGGCCTTCACGCCGCAAGCGCCCGGGGCGGTCGATCGCGTGGTGGCCGAGTTTCGCGCCGGCAACTACCAGGCGGCGCTAACCGAGGTGAACCAGTGGCTCGCCGCCGAGCCAAACAACGGCGCGGCTCAGCAATGGGCGATGCACTGCCACTTTGCCCTGCGGCGTTACGACGCGGCCGCCGACGCGCTGAGGCGGATGGTGCGCTTGTTGCCGTCCGAGTCATGGACCGAGGTGCTGAACCGGTATCGCGATTACTACGTCAGCTCGCGCTACACCGAACACCTGGCGGCGCTGGAGCAATGGGTGCAGGAACACCCGAATGACGAGCCGGCGCGATTGCTGCTGGCCTATCACGCCGGCGCGCTGGGCATGCGCGAGCAGGCGATGCGCCATTTGCAACAGGCGGCCCAACTGGCGCCGGGAGATGAAACGGTCGGGTTGCTATTGGCCCGCTGGGGCGCGCAACCTGCGGGGAATGCAACCGCGCCGGTAACGCCATCGGCGATTCCGCGCGGGCCCGTGGGACCGGTCGTGTTCTGA
- a CDS encoding amidinotransferase encodes MCPPDFFGIEYEINPWMSRARQADRTVAFGQWLRLRQLLEQVGATVHAMEPVAGLPDLVFTANAAMVFRRTAVLSHFRHPQRRGEEPYFDAWLAKQGFRVARAPDDVFFEGAGDALFCGDTLFAGYRIRSDARGHQSIGQMIGCRVIPLELVSDYFYHLDTCFCPLRPGLALYYPGAFDAYGLQVLASLIPELIPVDLEEARRFACNAVVVGQSVITNSGCPKLHGQLRAAGFEPYETPLDEFVKAGGSAKCLTLRLDGEEAASWKYSPADAA; translated from the coding sequence ATGTGTCCCCCTGATTTCTTCGGGATTGAATACGAGATCAATCCTTGGATGAGTCGCGCGCGGCAGGCCGATCGAACCGTGGCCTTTGGCCAATGGCTCAGGCTGCGCCAACTGCTTGAGCAAGTCGGCGCCACGGTACACGCGATGGAGCCGGTCGCGGGCTTGCCCGACCTGGTCTTCACGGCCAACGCGGCGATGGTGTTTCGGCGAACCGCGGTCCTATCCCACTTCCGGCATCCACAGCGCCGGGGGGAAGAGCCGTACTTCGACGCCTGGCTGGCGAAGCAAGGCTTCCGCGTGGCGCGAGCGCCGGATGACGTGTTCTTCGAGGGGGCGGGCGACGCGCTGTTCTGCGGCGACACGCTGTTCGCCGGCTATCGCATTCGCAGCGACGCCCGCGGGCACCAGAGCATTGGCCAAATGATCGGCTGCCGCGTCATTCCGCTGGAACTGGTGAGCGACTACTTCTATCACCTCGACACGTGCTTTTGTCCGCTGCGGCCGGGCCTGGCGCTGTACTACCCGGGCGCGTTCGATGCCTATGGCCTACAGGTGCTCGCGTCGCTGATCCCGGAGTTGATCCCCGTCGACTTGGAAGAGGCCCGGCGATTCGCCTGCAATGCGGTCGTGGTGGGGCAATCGGTGATCACCAACTCGGGTTGTCCCAAGCTGCACGGACAATTACGCGCCGCTGGGTTCGAGCCTTACGAAACGCCACTCGACGAGTTTGTCAAAGCCGGCGGCAGCGCCAAGTGCCTGACGCTGCGGCTCGACGGCGAAGAAGCGGCCAGTTGGAAGTACTCGCCAGCCGACGCGGCTTGA
- a CDS encoding aspartate aminotransferase family protein: MHDQHAAQPRYQELLAGLRKQFPQPVSDPVHDAYVVFSILRALNEVDRLKSQSPLLGQPTPADFGAALHARMTDAGLPLEECIGQLVKHLEGLYIWGHPLSQINVIPPPSLAGIIGVLLASTYNPNLCSDESGHGVSAAEARAIAIAADLVGFDPDQVGGAFTFGGTGAMLYAVKVGLEKALPDTIQRGIYGRPVVLASKSSHYSVTNVASWLGIGHDNVRLAPSKHDNAVDLDALEALARESLAGGEHLAAIVATMGSTDAFGIDDLKQIVDLRDRLVTDYSLAYRPHVHADAVIGWAWSVFNDYDFVRNELGFRGRTVRALAAAHRRIHHLGLADSIGIDFHKTGYAPYISSLILFRQASDLKHISRRREEMPYLFQSGHHHPGMFTLETSRSGAGPMAALGNLLMFGKEGLRTLLGHAVEMAEVLRERLEAHPNLTVLNGENVGPVTLFRVYPNDVDTFSIKDREQSDRKSQAALLEYNRLNRRVFERVNAAAIEGRGVVLSMTDCYRESDFGTPIAALKSYVLSPFTDEERMVSIVDDVLRARDQVLAEEAP, from the coding sequence ATGCACGATCAGCACGCCGCGCAGCCGCGCTATCAGGAACTTTTGGCCGGGTTGCGCAAGCAGTTCCCCCAGCCGGTTTCCGACCCGGTTCACGACGCGTATGTGGTCTTCTCGATCCTCCGCGCGCTGAACGAAGTCGATCGGCTGAAGTCCCAGTCGCCCCTGCTGGGGCAGCCCACGCCGGCCGACTTTGGCGCGGCCTTGCACGCGCGGATGACCGACGCCGGACTGCCGCTCGAAGAGTGCATCGGCCAGTTGGTGAAGCATCTTGAAGGGCTCTACATCTGGGGGCATCCGCTCAGCCAGATCAACGTCATCCCGCCTCCGTCGCTGGCCGGGATCATCGGCGTGTTGCTGGCCAGCACGTACAACCCGAACTTGTGCAGCGACGAAAGCGGCCACGGCGTCTCGGCCGCCGAGGCCCGGGCCATTGCCATCGCGGCCGACCTGGTGGGTTTCGATCCCGATCAGGTCGGCGGGGCGTTCACCTTTGGCGGCACGGGGGCCATGCTCTATGCCGTGAAGGTCGGGCTCGAAAAGGCCCTGCCCGACACGATTCAGCGGGGCATCTACGGCCGGCCGGTGGTGCTGGCCTCCAAAAGCAGTCACTACTCGGTTACCAACGTGGCCAGTTGGCTGGGCATCGGTCACGACAATGTACGACTAGCGCCGAGCAAGCACGACAACGCCGTCGACCTCGACGCGCTCGAAGCCCTGGCCCGCGAGTCGCTGGCCGGCGGCGAGCACCTGGCCGCGATTGTCGCCACCATGGGCTCGACCGACGCCTTTGGTATTGATGATCTGAAACAGATCGTCGATCTGCGCGACCGTCTGGTCACCGACTATTCGCTCGCCTATCGGCCACACGTCCATGCCGACGCCGTGATCGGCTGGGCTTGGAGCGTGTTCAACGATTACGACTTTGTCCGCAACGAACTCGGCTTCCGCGGCCGCACGGTGCGGGCCTTGGCGGCGGCCCATCGGCGGATACATCATTTGGGTCTAGCCGATTCGATCGGCATCGACTTCCACAAGACCGGCTACGCGCCGTACATTTCGTCGCTGATCCTGTTTCGCCAGGCCAGCGACCTGAAACACATCTCGCGCCGCCGCGAAGAGATGCCCTACCTGTTCCAATCGGGGCATCACCATCCGGGCATGTTCACCTTGGAGACCAGCCGCAGCGGCGCGGGGCCGATGGCGGCGCTGGGCAATTTGCTGATGTTCGGCAAGGAAGGACTGCGGACGTTGCTGGGCCACGCGGTCGAAATGGCCGAGGTGCTGCGCGAGCGGCTCGAGGCGCATCCGAACCTGACGGTGCTCAATGGCGAAAACGTCGGCCCGGTGACGCTGTTTCGCGTTTACCCTAACGACGTCGACACGTTCAGCATCAAGGATCGCGAGCAATCGGATCGCAAGTCGCAGGCGGCGCTGCTGGAATACAACCGGCTCAACCGCCGCGTGTTCGAGCGGGTGAACGCCGCGGCGATCGAAGGGCGGGGCGTGGTGCTGTCGATGACCGACTGCTACCGCGAGTCCGATTTCGGCACGCCGATAGCGGCGCTCAAAAGCTACGTCCTGTCCCCGTTCACCGACGAAGAGCGAATGGTGTCGATCGTCGATGACGTGCTACGCGCCCGGGACCAGGTCCTGGCTGAAGAAGCGCCGTAA